ATCACAAGAACTCTGACTTGGGTTTTTCCACGGCTCTCGTGTGTTCGCACACTTGCACATAATCAGAGCATtgctgcagtcaaacagaaCAAGCCTGAGGGAAAACACTACATAACTAAAATACAGCTTTGCTTGTTATGGAGCTGAATCTGGGGGGGGCGGGACCCGACCGCGACAGACAGACGTGTTCGGTTTCATTACAAGACGGTCAAACTAAACTAACACACCGTACAATTGTcttaaaatgtgtgaaagtgagaAGGTAAGCCTCTAAATCCTCTCACCTAAACACATTTCAGACACAAATATTGTACgtcaatctatctatcttagCTAAACACcatattttattaattgtaGCTTGTCACTATTGTTTTTTGAAGTACGGCTCATGTCTCCTGAAAACAAgctaactaataactaataacataTGTTTCAACTTTTTTGCCAGACTTGAAGTTAAGTTATTAAATCACACGTATCGCTGTCCCTAAAAAGTTGGATTGAAATTTTCCAGTTCAACTAAGGAGGACAACAATGCTGTCTTTTATAGTCAATGACACACTTAATTCAGCCCATCTCATTCTTTAATAAGGcccaaatgaaaatgaatctgctcttaagaaaacaggaaactgacCTTCCCAAATGATTTCTAAAGAAGTTTCACCTTTAGAAAATGATCATGAACACAGACCCAGAGGCCTGTTTTAAGTGAGTCAGTCAGTAAGTCAGTTACCTGGAAGCAGGTAAATGTCTCTCCACTGTGATTCTGTGAGTCGTGGCCACATCATCCGTGGATTGTTTGCCGTTAGTTCATTAAACAGGAAGTCACCAAACTGCAAATCTGGTTTTATGTGCGCAGGGGTCAGTAGCACAGTGAAGCGTGAGGAGAGGTGACGTATCAGACTTTATGCTAAATGTAGTTTCTGAcaccttatcaaaataaaagctctggcAGCTTGTGTAGTTAAAGAAAGAAGCTTTATTTCTAGATTTTTTTAgttccttgtgtgtgtgaacaagctTTTGTGAGGCCTTCACTATCAGAGGTGTTTAGATTTTGTGCGAACTGCCCCTTTAACACTGGCGCCAAGAGTTTTGTCCGCGTCACGTTTTCTCTCTGGATCTCTTACCCGAACACCAGGCTGCCGTCCCTCCTGATCCCAAACTGGGCGTTCTGCACGCCGCCGCCGTCCCGCACCATCCTGCCGTCGCTCACCACGTTGCCCAGACACGCGCCTGAGTTTGTGTCGAAGAAGCCGGCGTTTTGAGCGTACAGACACCCGGCAGCCTCGGCCGTCTCCTCCACAGACGCCCTCTGATTCATCCCGCAGCCGCCCGGCCCGCCCGGCTCCAACACCGACAGCGTCCTCAGCGGGTCTACCACCGCCGTCATGTGACCTgggaacaaagacagacaaccTGGTGAGAGGAAACAGATTCATAAAGACACCACTGTTATATCCTCTGAACATGTTCTagttaaccctttaaaacctcAGCCTCAAAACGTCCGCAtggacttttgtttttgcttattttgaCTCTAAAAGGGTCAGAAAGTGTCCTGTGAGTGAGAAAACCTTCAAGATCTGGCAGTTATTAACAATTTACCGCACGTTATAAGAGTataacagtttaaaatgaggaaaaacacaaaaacggAATCTGATTTTAGAGTTTTAGTGGGAAAAGAAACAATGCAACTGAGCACGAATAACAGATTTTGCATGTTAAAGCTGAAATTTGAAAGGTATAAAactatttacaataaaaatttCGCGGGCTTCCGGGACAAGGCGCCATATTGGCTGTAAAGCGCAACGTCTCAGCTTTCAGAAACCAGTATTGCCACTTTCAACCCACCACAGGACGACGCTCCGCTGTCCTTGAGAGACGATGTATTGTAAATACTTTTTATGCACATCTGGATTAGCTGGATCAGAGGTCAGGGAGCGAATAATCTGTGTAATCTGTAATCAGACCGTCTGCACGTGCTCAGTAAAGTCTGTATCTGCACTGACCGTAAACCCATCTGGAGGTTCCCGGCACGTCCGACACAAACACGGTGGACTCGGCCACCAGCAGCCCGCCGTGGCTGCTGGGCGTCCAGCTCTCGTAGGTGGTGTTGCCGTGAGCGACGGGCTGACAGTCCCTGACGTGGCGGTGAGAGTGGGAGGGGCCGTGGCCGTGGGCGTACGGCAGCAGGACGTCATCGTCCAGAGAGACTCTACGAGGGGAGAAAATAGAGTGAATCAGGTTTTTTAGGACAGGTTTAAATGtaacatgtgtgtgagagtctgtATATTTTATGTACTTGAACACGTCATGATTATCGCTCCAGGCggtcatgttgtttttttttatttgctccaATAACACAGTTTACAGTAAGCTGGGTCCTCTAGCAGCAGGCAGAGCTCATGAGTTCATCACATGAGGGAAAGTAAAGAGGAACAAGCTAATATCCCTCAGAGTAGTGCTGAAACTAATTCATCTATTAGTCGATCAACAAAGTCCGTACACGACTGACAACATGAGTCACTTACTTTTCAGCCCCTCTCAGTTTTACATCatttaactttgtgttttttggactgctggtcggacaaaacaagacatttcaaaGACGAAAAGTGATTTCCACAAGTTGGCAGCTTTgtatcagcagctcctgtgtcctgttctctaaaatcagtgtttttctgaatgtagtctggtgtgtgtgctgtttgtggttaaaccaaaaggatcttccaggtctctctctgtagggatcctttccatgatgctgtcacacactcagaggatTACATGAGAGCCATTACAGCCCGTTTAGTGGCTGCTGACCTCCAAGACATTAATGACTCAAATAAACCTACGGCCCAGGTTTAAGACTACTACAGTTATTCTTTAAGACAGACTAGAGAAACTGcaaatacatcatttattttaacatatttgGTTTAAGTCAGCTTtcaaaagtcattttcattgtttatttccACTTCTGTCGTAACATGATGTTGTTATAAGGCTTCGGTTAGCCTACATGGATTTATGCTGACAAGTCTGACGAGTTATGTTGAagctttattaaaaataaaagattaactCACATTAAATCCAATGACTCACTTTATTCAAACTGAGGATTTTgctctggggtttttttttagaCACTGGCAGACATTCAAAGCTCAGTCAACAAACCTCGACAGAAGCTCTGAGCGGAAAGAGAAGCGACACTGTGGACAGCCATACttgtttaaatgttctttttaaagtAGATTCTGTTTTAATAATGAGCCCCGCTAATGATGCCCACATCACACCGATGGGACCTGAAGTATCTGCTGActaaggaaggaaaaaaaactctctcacaccccaagaggagctgctgaagtaaaaaaacatgtttcagtgaTGATAAATACACAAATCAGGCTTCATCACGTGAAGGAATGTGTTTTCCAAAGAGCTGAGCTGTGGTTTGACAATCAATCCAAACTCTGTCGGGTTTATCTAAACGTCAATATCCCTCCTCAATACTTTAATGTTTAACTTCTACCACTTTTCCTGCTCTGAATGAGAAAGCTTCTGTGGAGCCTGACTTCTGTTAATGTTTCTGAAAAGGTCAAGTTTAACCTCAAAAAGCATTTGACAGGATGTGAAGATGATTTTTAAACTTCATTTAAGGAAGATTTAAGGAAAAGACGTCCGTGACGATCTGGTTTAGGACTTTAACCAACAATTAGTTCCATCACCAAGTCAATAGATTACTTCTTAGAATGATTATTTAGCCtctaaaatgtaagaaaatggcACAGTTTCTCAGAACTAACGCTGCGTTCACACGGATATCATTAGTAAAGACTGCAAAGTggaaatatttttacttttctacCGTCCTGGAACTGAAAACTGGATGTTACGTAGAAAACGTGGAGTAATGCCTGCAGCGTAAGATGCTATATTTGATCATAATAATTCACTGCAAACAATAATCTCActcaatatattttactttacacATTTTGTTGTACACAATACAAGATCCCAGCATATCGCCAAAGGTGAAGgtgatatctttaaaaaaataaaaataaaaatcctacaggacagagaaaaagcagcaaatcttcacatttgagaggctggaaccaCAAAAAGTTAatgattattcattatttatttgacCAATCGAGTAAGTGACTAGACTAGACGTTTATTTTAGGTTTATAATCTTGACATTTTGATCCTTATGCATGTAAATATTAGTCATTTTTCCCCCTCAGTTGGCCTCTGCTGCTGAAGTTGTTCATTTCCAACCAGACACTCCTGTAGTCCCAAAGTGTCAATAACATCCACTAATCTACAAGCTATGGATTATAAAAGCAGGCGTGGAGTGACGATAACATGTGGAAAAACAGGTTTTTGCAGTAACACAGTTAATGTTTAGTGGGATCCTGTTGTGCACAGGTAGGACCAGCATGCAAACAGCTCCCAGCACATTAACAGAGGTATATAAATCATAGTGTGATGTGCACTTTACTGGTCTGGTCAGATGccaaactgtattttattgtctcagcactttctctctgttttcatgccaataaagttGGATGTAATCTAATAAAATGTGTGATCCAGCAGTGTCATCTTGCGGCCAAAGTGTCAAACTGCAGCAACATTTTCACTGAAACTGTCCACTTCCTTCCTCATCTTCTGACTCAAAAGTTTGGTCTGAAGCTTGTAAACTGCTGTTTTAACTatttaaacaaaccaaaactaAATGTACTGAGTGCTGACAGTGTGGCAGGTGCACTCAGACTAGTCATAGCGCTTTTATATTTAGGTTATTCACATTTTAAGTTGCTTATTTTCATGTTTACTCACATGGGGAGGCTAATGTCCGTGGTGTGTTTGCGGTCAGTGGGTCACATGAGTGAACTTCGCCCTCTGATAACAGTTAAAATTTTGGGTGTAGTTGCGCAACAGCTGGCAACTTCTGTTAGCATGAAGTATAGAGTACTTGTCAGGAAAGATCTGTGTCTTCATAGGTTGGTTAAATTTTAACTAAATACATAATTTCATCCGGTTAACTCCGCTGTCATTTACGAGGAAGCGAACAAGTTTGAACAAGTGAGTCtttagctagcaggctaactgCTAGCAGGCTAACATTAGCGGCTAGCTAAAACAGGAACCGGTTCGGTCTTACCGGGTGTTTTCGGTCTCGGGCAGCCGgacacagagccacagcagcGGCAGCCACACAAACGGACATTTCAGCGACTCTGCTGCCATATGAGGCGGAGTACTAGCCGGCCAAAgcgccctctcctcctcctcctgctggtggCCGCATCCTCCAGCTAGCGGCGGACACCAAAGTAAACAAAGCGGAGCACAGCACTTCCTGTTAGCGTACAAAATAAAAGCCGTATTTGGTTGACAGTGAGCCGAATCAgcaattttatttctttatatgaAGGTGTTTTAATCAAATCCCAATGATactataatgaaaaaaactgatttgttagttattagggcccgagcaccaagcggtgcgaggaccctattgaaactgcgtgggggaaaacgtgcaagggaggaaaacgggccagtacccaagaaccaagaggtgtacggacctcacagtcctcgagcaggtaggcctcggaaaaatatgtcaaatggaaaaaaccaggtgaccagggggccgaaaacatggttgaaactgaaggaattattattattattattatttttcttgtgtattaacaaaggctaatttgggggcctgaacatgcacgaaaagtcaggaaaatttgcacaaaattcaagcacatcaaaaattttcgtatttcatgggtttagtaaacgggcgtgaaaaaatggctctatagcgccaccaaaactcagccccggaactgcgtataatgtacatgtacgaaagttgtagggtatatgtatggtttcaagacgcacagaaaagtctcttggaggtatgccttaaaaccaacaggaagtcggccattttggattttatggcgaaaagtaggggtcgtaaatgaacgaactagtccgagggggttgaagcgatcgaaataaaactcagtcagctggtagaaacaatatcaaggatgaaaagttatcaaaggttttgtataatctttaacggtttgggcgtggcgagctctcaaaattctgagccttgccgtcaaacaggaagttgttaataacttgactgtacgtgatcaaatatgcaccaaacttcagatttctgatgagactcccgccccgaacaagtctacatgtcaatattcattctaagtcacagcgccacctagtggtgacaggaaactttatattttacgctatgatggctcaagaccagccagttgatcggatccacttcaaatttggtcaggaaagcctcaagatgttgatgttggtctggagcgaacgccgtgactctgtgtcaaaagctgttgccgtggcgacgcagacactgtcgattgaaaattttttttcgccatcaaaattaaaactgctgtaactccactgtacaaggtcctatcttcaccaaattcatacagtttgatgactgtccggctctgaagacatgtacatggccattttgaaccatggtcatagcgccacctactggcgggaggaggtacatgtcttctttctcggacgtctctctctcagcaggttatccacagacacctcaaatttgagccaaacattctcaagatgtggttgatgcaaaggtatgaagggcttgaggtttcgccaaacgctgtcgccgtggcgacccctcgttcgccatgaaaaacgactttaatttccgagctaacacatgcgtgcacactcacgaaatttggcatacacgtcaggaggcctacaatgaataatcttattgggttaacagatttggatgggccaaaatggctctacggcgccccctacaaaactttgacaaactagcccccggtgtacgttttacctacatgtaccaaattcggtatacttatgctggacgataggacctacaaaaaagcctcttggagcgttgacctaaacccaacaggaagtcggccattttgaattaagtgtcaaaatttcagccatttataggggtcgtaaatgagcgaactagtccgagggggtcaaagcgatcgacttcaaactcagtcagctggtgaaaacactattcaagatgaaaagttatcaaaagctttatataatcttttacgatttacccgtggcgagttgtcaaagttcagtgtcccgccatggcaccgaaagttcttctaagttcactgtagattctccagtgtgtttcacacttttcatgttttgtctgaaaagcctcaagaccttcacagtgaagtcaacacttaatatactggaatacaggacgtcattagcagccgttttctagcgcaacatgggggacgcgggaagtgacgtgcaagtccttcacgcgctgtccaaactacatgcacgttctgagccgcgtggaagggtcggagtccggcggcgggacggagccgccgcacgccctgacgagcgcggacgtgcgagggccctccaacgctgcttgcagctttaattatgaaattgaaatactaaaaacattttgtgatATTTCAAATTTCGACTTTCAAAGTGACATCATGGGAGTCAAAAACTTGGATAAATTTACTAAAAACGTTAAAATGAGATGAGTCAAACTtaatgtgatcattttgactCATCATACTATAATATTTGATCATAACCTATCAGACGTTTACACAGCATCTCATAATTTCAACTTTAAAACTTGTATTTTTGACTTAACGTTATAATTTGGCACAAAAAATCATCTTCAATGTTTGAAATATgttcacttttttgttttctggtaTTTCAGCCAGGtattttactacatttaatttatttttgcacCAACAAACACCCCCATGAGCTGAATATATTCCACTCTTATTTTGGTGACAGCATCGTCTAATTTCCGGTACTCGTATAGCTAGCAATGCTAACTTGACCTGCCTAAcattttgtggcattttcaCTCAATTTCTGGCAAATTAACAGTTTTTATCATCTAAGTTTGGCATTTTAAGCACTTTTATGCTATTAGATGATTCACAATTTATCGGATTATCTTTTaatcaatcaaaatcaaattgAGGCGGAACTTTAAGTTTGCCGGGGGACTGTTTTTAACGTGACACGAGCTGGGTCGAAAGTTGAAGGGGAACATGGCATCTAGCATCAGTGCTAAACATGGATTAATAAGCAGTAAAATGTCGTTTTATCACGCCCTTCGCAGGAAGATATCACCCAGCGGTGTGTGTCTCCAAAGAGCGGCTGAGATACAGAGTGTGCGGGCGGCGACCGGCGCGACGGCGGACTCCCAAGGCAGCGAGAAGTACTGCCTGGAGCTGGTCCGGTGGGTCTGACACAAGCTAGATAAAGTCCACTTCCTGCACAGTTACAGAGCAGCAAATGTTAAGAGATACGGCTTTCATATATAAAGGATAAACCACTCATTTTGAGGTAAAACCTGTGCAGAGAGAGTCAActccacaccagactccattcaaataTCCGCTATAAATGTAGACAACGCAAAACAATCATCACACCAAACTCATATTTTGGAAGATTTGTATCGTCTCTTAAGTATTTTGTGATCAGTGATCATTTCGGCGTAATCCATCCGACCAAGAAGTTGTAGTTTCAACTTTTAAATGAGTCTAGCACCCTTGTTTTCCAGTCAACATTCAACACTTTGGTTCACAAGTTGATGAAATCCCTAAAATCCTCTTTATGAAATTGGGTTTccagcttttaaaatgtgtaaaagcaGTTTATCACACTTGTTAACCTGTTCATTagataaaaacaaatctaaagtttgtttttaagaGCTTTTGTTAATAACAGTTAATAAAATGATGTTGTACAGAAGTAGTAAAGTAATGATATGAAGTAAAACTGCTTCTCCCcagtctgtcctcctcctcctccctctcactgctcctcctcttcctcctcaggtcCAGAGACTATGACGGCTTcatgtcctccctcctcctcccggAGGAGGCACGACGCTCCTCTTTGGCCCTGAGAGCCTTTAATGTGGAGCTGGCACAGGCAGGTATTCCTCCAGCTTGGCTGGACGGGGAACGATTACTTTACTGCTGCTCTTGCTAGTATCAGTCTTGTCACCACATGtactgtctctgtctcattaAACCTGCTGCCTTTCTACATTTGTTTCCCCACAAGGTGAAGGACTCCGTTTCCCAGAAGACCATTGGTTTGATGCGGATGCAGTTCTGGAAGACGGCCATAGAGGAAATCTACAGAGACGATCCTCCGAACCAGCCAGTGAGCGGCGAGCTGTGGAGGGTGAatatcacactgacacaaacctTGTTAGGACGTTTTATTAGTTCAAATCCAGcccaaaaaatgtgttttattgtcttgtcAGCAAACGTTAGAGGAAGCATTCACTGACCTCCTGCTGCACTGCGGCTGACTAACGGTCTGCACGATGCTTTGCAGGCGGTGAGGAAGCACTACCTGACGAAGAGATGGCTGCTGAGGATCATAACCGAGAGAGTAAGACTCTAGTTTGTGCATTAAATTCACTCTGCAGAAGAAGCTTTTCTCCCTGCTGGGCTGCTTCTCTGCTGAATTTCTTTAATGGTTCCGCTTCAGGCCTCaaaggaaaacaggaaactCGTCCTCCAGTAGCTCTGTGAGAGTCTAACTCAGGTTACTTCACTGATGTTCCCTGTAAAAGGCCCCACGTCTGAAGGAGAGGGAGCGAGATAAGAAAGTGATTCAGACGGGAGCGAAAGATGGCTGCtggaatcagaatcaggtttattaaGTTTGCACAATACAATGAATTGATCAAGAAACATGAATATAGAGTCTAAAGATTAGAATGTGCAGCACATCTGAGCTGGATGAGCAGTAAGAgctctgaaaaataaaaaggaatgtATGTGGTGTTGATGTTGAGGTTGCATGAAGGTCCCTCCGTGGTGTGAATGatgaacactgtgtgtgtgtgtgtgtgtgtgtgtgtgtgtgtgtgtgtgttgctcagcTGCACAATGAACTCAGCCAAACCGAAGCTCGGCCTTCGCTCTGCATCTGTGTGACGTCTCCTCTCGGCCCTGAAAACTCTCCCCAGCACCCTTTGGTCACGAAGCGCCGCCTCGACAGCTGCAGTTAATAACCAGGGGTAGAAACGGAGCCGGAGACGTTTGTCAGAGATGCATCTCAGGCTGAGAGAGCGgccatgttctctctctctctcttgtgaaGGATCAGCTGGGAGAGCCTTGTCACGCCGCTGTGACGCATTATAatctcaaaatgttttgtttgagtgACGCGACAGCTCGACTGAGACGCAGCTACCGTCTCATTTGAAGTGGACAGAAGGTTTAaagcaggggggtcaaactcaatcaaagaaggggccaaaataaaaaacacggtcattcagaaatatgaatgtaaacagcaacaacaacttttcctcaataaaataaataacattttgaataatttttttcttttttgtactgaTCCTGCtgtagtgtcgtcttatatttatattctttaattacggctacatcagctccacaaacaagacacacaggttcacctccgatatccacagacaggtaaaactctgctgtGAAAGTCTCTACTTTTCTTTTAGCCATtcattttgggggggggggctatcTTAAGTGTCCCTATAAAGGTGCTGATGATGCATTGATCCGTTGATCGGTATACctgctgttcagtgcattgtgggatttgtagtatgagaggtgggagtgctgtttgtGGGCTTTGAGTTTGACATGTGTGGTTTAAAGGGGCAGAAAGCAAAAACTTGCACTGTAAACCAACAAGTGTGACTTAAGAGTGTAAACAGTTACAGTGAAAGGGAGCCAAAgtgatcaggtgtgtgtgtgtgtgtgtgtgtgtttctccaggAAAAGGATCTGGATGACCGAGCGTACAGAAACCTTCAGGAGCTGGAGGCGTACTCGGAGAACACACAGTCCTCTCTGATATACCTGCTGCTGGAGTGTTTAGGTAAGCACAGGTGAGGCTGCTGCAGGCAGGAAGCCGCACTGATCATATAAACTGGGCTCATGTGTTCAAACACCTGTCGAACCTTCCTGTGCTTCCTGATCGATCACGGAGAAAAGGGTCAGTCAGCTTAGGGCGGAGGTCGGGATCTGATCTTCTGTGGTTAGAACTGATCAAAACGtgtttttagtttcatttagAAACAAGTTTTATCGAGCCGAAGAAGATTATTCACACAATATATTCATGTGTCAAGTGCATAcgctattttaaaaaaaagaatttctaAATAAATCCATGATGAATTGAATAAAAGAGATATAAGTTAAGCCTATTTCTAGGAATCTAGCTGAGGAAAGTCCCCTGCTGATGTGTTTGCACCAGGAGAGCTCAGACAGTGagtcaaactgtgtgttttcagggttcAAAGACGTCCACGCGGACCACGCAGCGAGCCACATCGGCAAAGCTCAGGGAATCGTGACGTGTCTGAGGGCGACGCCTTTTCACAGCAGCCGTCGGAAAGTCTACCTGCCCATGGACGTCTGCATGCTGGTGAGTCCACGCGCTCCCAGATCTTCAATTTACTGACCCTCAGAGTACAGAGAGGGTTATCATAGAGTCTTTTCTTGGTCTGCGCTCTGAAGAACAGACACCTGATGCCTAAACATCGGCACACTGTGAGAACTAGAAGCAGCTCAGGACTTTTACTCCTGCACGCAAGTACAAATTCAAGGTCCTTGTACTTTATTCAGCTTCATGTCTCAAGGATGAATCCTCCTCCTGAAGCTTAAATAAACAGTTTCAAGCCGGGAAATACCCAACAGGATATTAaggagttaaaatgagctcGACCATAAAGATGCGTCAGTAAAATATAACATTAATGCAGCAAAGATATTAAACACTGCAAcatgaatacttttacttgCTGTATCAGAAGTACATTTAACTTGCAGTTAAGTGTTTTCACGGTGTCGTATTTGTACGACAGTaactgtgttggatccaaagtaaccgtttaaagcaccaaagtcacacaataacacaaactaacgaactgatggaggcagcagctcctgtgttctgtgagtgttaaatccctgttttagtgaatgtagtctggtgtgtgtgctgtttgtggttaaaccaaaaggatcttccaggtctctctctgtagggatcctttccataatgctgtcacacacttagaataacactctgagcctgtcagtggatcaaacaagctcttttagtggacctactgtgatcaggtgcagttgtcccaaaggatcacgttgcagccattgcagcccgtttggtggctgctggctgaggtgatctactggaccagttccaacacttttggtgtattttagaccaggtttaaaaatacaaataccaaAGTTACATTTAGGATCTGAACTCATGTTGCACCACTGGCGATGAAGACAAACTATTGAAGTTACCAGATGTTCGGACCCCCTCAGATGGCCTAAAGTCAGGATTTTGCTCCCACACATGCCTCCACTCGTCTGGCTGACTCATGGCTCGGCTTTGACGTGATGCCGTATGATATTCTCGTAATGAAACAGTCAGCCGGCACAAACCGACAGCCAAACCAGCGAGGGATCGTTACACAACAACCATATGGCGAGAAGCAGAGATCTAAACCCTCCTGCAAGAGATGCAAACACGCTGCAGATGAACAAATGATGCCTGAACCTTTGTGTGGGCCATCTGTCCCGCACGGAGAAccacacagtgctgctgctggaggatctGAGGGGGTGTGCGCGTGCTGTGCAGATGCATTTGTGCCTCTGCATGAAGCACGCAGCCTCTGCCCGTAAGATCTTCAGCTGGAGGATGACGGTTTGTGACCCCGGGCCTCCTGAGCGCGCTCACCTCACATCACCTCCTCCGTGCTGCCTGAAGAGGGCGCCGTGGACGTGCCCAAACAACACAGGAACCATTTAGCTGATGCTCCCCGTTCGGAGTAACTTGCACATCAGTGAAAGGGTGAAAGCGAGATTACATATCGCTAATTAACAAGCAGGAGTCAGTCATGCAGGACAATCAACAGATGGAGTGTATTTTTCTGTGGTACGTGACTGATGGTGCGTGATGGAGAGTCACAGGGGGAGCGCAATAATTATTGGATTTTTGCCTTCTACCTTTAATTAAATGCTCTTTGG
The nucleotide sequence above comes from Pempheris klunzingeri isolate RE-2024b chromosome 8, fPemKlu1.hap1, whole genome shotgun sequence. Encoded proteins:
- the ndufaf6 gene encoding NADH dehydrogenase (ubiquinone) complex I, assembly factor 6 encodes the protein MASSISAKHGLISSKMSFYHALRRKISPSGVCLQRAAEIQSVRAATGATADSQGSEKYCLELVRSRDYDGFMSSLLLPEEARRSSLALRAFNVELAQVKDSVSQKTIGLMRMQFWKTAIEEIYRDDPPNQPVSGELWRAVRKHYLTKRWLLRIITEREKDLDDRAYRNLQELEAYSENTQSSLIYLLLECLGFKDVHADHAASHIGKAQGIVTCLRATPFHSSRRKVYLPMDVCMLHGASQEDFIRGSRDQNVRDVVYDIASQAHVHLQHARSFSSSVPAAATPAFLQTVVLEDYLQRVRRADFDVFHPSLQNRNPILPFQLYLRSWKKTY